A window from Vulcanimicrobium alpinum encodes these proteins:
- a CDS encoding M13 family metallopeptidase N-terminal domain-containing protein has protein sequence MAQDARDPARKITLRRLRRAGRRECAHLAAILDEVAKNAAAPAGSDEQKLRDFHASGMDQAGIEAAGLTPIQPLLDRIAAIRNVPDLVATTAALQQAAVGTNLTLSSRADLLDSNKQIASLVVGGLLLGDRKYYLNDDGKYPYYRGEYLKYAAAQFANLGDADAASEAAAVVALETALAKAIPDRTEFRDPQLTYHPTPLSKLPAVAPDIPWNANFSSFRATGFDTVNVTLPNVTAA, from the coding sequence ATGGCGCAAGACGCACGCGATCCCGCCCGGAAAATCACGTTACGGCGGCTTCGACGCGCTGGCCGACGAGAATGCGCCCACCTCGCCGCGATCCTCGACGAGGTCGCGAAGAACGCCGCCGCTCCGGCGGGAAGCGACGAACAGAAGCTGCGCGATTTCCACGCGTCCGGCATGGACCAGGCGGGGATCGAGGCGGCCGGCCTCACCCCGATCCAGCCGCTGCTCGATCGGATCGCCGCGATCCGCAACGTGCCGGATCTGGTCGCGACGACGGCGGCCCTGCAGCAGGCCGCCGTCGGGACGAACCTCACCTTGAGTTCGCGCGCGGATCTGCTCGATTCGAACAAGCAGATCGCGTCGCTCGTAGTCGGCGGGCTGCTGCTCGGCGACCGCAAGTACTACCTCAACGACGACGGCAAGTATCCGTACTATCGCGGTGAATACCTCAAGTACGCCGCCGCGCAGTTCGCGAACCTCGGCGATGCCGACGCGGCGTCGGAAGCGGCGGCCGTCGTCGCGCTCGAGACCGCGTTAGCGAAGGCCATTCCGGACCGCACCGAATTCCGCGATCCGCAGCTGACCTACCATCCCACGCCGCTCTCGAAGCTGCCCGCGGTCGCACCCGACATTCCGTGGAATGCGAACTTCTCGTCGTTCCGCGCGACCGGTTTCGACACCGTGAACGTGACCCTCCCGAACGTCACCGCCGCCTAG
- a CDS encoding PP2C family protein-serine/threonine phosphatase translates to MIGLRQLDAASTAQVRLANFRADLDSLLQTQLGEETALRGYVATRDPTFLDTDRAPDGAFDRLAVSLRDRLRVEGLDTIAGAVDDILTLHGQWEHEVALPLMHDPGSRDAYVQQSRGKVLTDLMSSDARAVRAALSVQSDGVEQTLRRRINATVAISAGIVTLFAILALWYAIGRATVMTKLAREQTLVDALQRTLRVSGVGLPRAQMGFAYASATSEALVGGDVIDSWRSGPDRGWFLIADASGKGIEAARHAAFVQYAIRALAAEAVDPADVVARFNRLYVSTIDDPSAFIVLFLGAFDGGNQTLRYASAGHGTAYVRRGSLVERLPPTGPIIGIDAEQQYQTETVPLAIGDIVLIATDGLSEARDGRGELLGDDRIVTLLRDGPAEPQSLCDVLIASADDFSGGAKDDMAIVALRVVKHDVAAVPFGPVAADDEPA, encoded by the coding sequence TTGATCGGGCTGCGTCAGCTCGACGCCGCCTCGACCGCGCAGGTGCGGTTGGCGAATTTCCGGGCCGATCTCGATTCGCTGCTGCAGACGCAGCTGGGCGAAGAGACGGCGTTGCGCGGCTACGTCGCGACGCGCGACCCGACGTTCCTCGACACCGACCGGGCCCCCGACGGAGCGTTCGACCGGCTGGCGGTCAGCCTGCGCGACCGTCTGCGCGTCGAGGGACTCGATACGATCGCGGGCGCCGTCGACGACATCCTCACCCTGCACGGTCAATGGGAGCACGAGGTCGCGCTCCCGCTCATGCACGATCCGGGTTCGCGCGACGCGTACGTGCAGCAGTCGCGCGGCAAGGTGCTGACCGATCTGATGAGCAGCGACGCGCGCGCCGTGCGCGCCGCCCTGAGCGTGCAGAGCGACGGCGTCGAGCAGACGCTGAGGCGCCGGATCAACGCGACCGTTGCGATCAGCGCGGGGATCGTCACGCTCTTCGCGATCCTCGCTCTGTGGTATGCGATCGGCCGCGCCACCGTGATGACGAAGCTCGCGCGCGAACAAACGCTCGTCGACGCGCTTCAGCGGACCTTGCGCGTGAGCGGCGTCGGTCTGCCCAGAGCGCAGATGGGGTTTGCGTACGCGTCGGCGACGAGCGAGGCGCTGGTCGGCGGCGACGTCATCGACTCCTGGCGGAGCGGACCGGATCGCGGCTGGTTTCTGATCGCCGATGCCAGCGGCAAGGGGATCGAAGCGGCGCGCCATGCGGCGTTCGTGCAGTACGCGATCCGCGCGCTCGCCGCGGAGGCGGTCGATCCGGCCGACGTCGTCGCCCGGTTCAATCGCCTCTACGTGTCGACGATCGACGACCCGTCGGCGTTCATCGTCCTCTTTCTCGGCGCGTTCGACGGCGGGAACCAGACGCTGCGCTACGCCAGCGCCGGTCACGGCACCGCTTACGTCCGCCGCGGCTCGCTGGTCGAACGGCTGCCGCCGACGGGGCCGATCATCGGGATCGACGCCGAGCAGCAGTATCAGACGGAGACCGTTCCGCTGGCGATCGGGGACATCGTGCTGATCGCCACCGACGGCCTGAGCGAGGCGCGCGACGGGCGCGGGGAACTGCTGGGCGACGACCGCATCGTGACGCTGCTGCGCGACGGCCCGGCCGAGCCGCAGTCGCTCTGCGACGTCCTGATCGCATCGGCGGACGATTTCAGCGGCGGCGCCAAAGACGACATGGCGATCGTCGCGCTGCGCGTGGTGAAGCACGACGTCGCGGCGGTACCGTTCGGTCCGGTAGCGGCCGACGACGAGCCGGCGTAG
- a CDS encoding M48 family metallopeptidase — MKRFAAALLGLSLSLAGIVPAAAQSASDDQIETQIGQQEYQALQKKGELIGSSPYYALLNPIAQQIKRVADPQYYHPFQFILVHETQPNAFAVPGGNVYVTDSLMKFVQNREELAGVLCHETSHDIHHDVLHLYQKQQRAATAYTIGDILANIATGGRYSNTIGQIANIGFTVQSLRYSRDVEAAADAKGALTCAQAGSNPWGMVWLFKRFQTADTNAPPNFLSDHPSDQARIAALEQEFRDDPATFGRFSSNTAYATPLNGAGAKTTSYRPLHSTHGKGKGMFPAGSGYKY, encoded by the coding sequence ATGAAACGGTTTGCGGCCGCGCTGCTCGGCCTTTCGCTCTCGCTGGCGGGGATCGTCCCGGCGGCGGCCCAGTCCGCGTCGGACGATCAAATCGAGACGCAGATCGGGCAGCAAGAGTACCAGGCGCTTCAGAAAAAGGGCGAACTCATCGGCAGTTCGCCGTATTACGCACTTCTCAATCCCATCGCCCAGCAGATCAAACGCGTCGCGGATCCCCAGTACTACCATCCCTTTCAATTCATCCTGGTCCACGAGACGCAGCCCAACGCCTTCGCCGTCCCCGGGGGCAACGTCTACGTCACCGACTCGCTGATGAAGTTCGTGCAGAATCGCGAGGAGCTTGCCGGCGTACTCTGCCACGAGACGTCGCACGACATCCACCACGACGTCCTGCACCTCTATCAGAAGCAACAGCGCGCCGCGACCGCCTACACGATCGGCGACATCCTCGCGAACATCGCGACCGGCGGCCGCTACAGCAACACGATCGGTCAGATCGCGAACATCGGCTTCACGGTGCAGTCGCTGCGCTATTCGCGCGACGTGGAGGCCGCGGCCGACGCGAAGGGTGCGCTCACGTGCGCGCAAGCCGGCTCGAACCCGTGGGGGATGGTCTGGCTGTTCAAACGCTTTCAGACCGCCGACACCAACGCACCGCCGAACTTCCTCTCCGATCACCCCTCCGATCAGGCGCGCATCGCCGCGCTCGAGCAAGAGTTCCGCGACGATCCCGCGACCTTCGGCCGCTTCTCGTCGAACACGGCGTACGCGACGCCGCTGAACGGTGCCGGCGCGAAAACGACGTCGTATCGCCCGCTTCATTCGACGCACGGCAAGGGCAAGGGGATGTTTCCGGCCGGCTCCGGCTACAAATACTGA
- the hisIE gene encoding bifunctional phosphoribosyl-AMP cyclohydrolase/phosphoribosyl-ATP diphosphatase HisIE — protein sequence MIEASSVRWDADGLVPVVIADATSGAVLTLAYADAEALARTQATGSTWLWSRSRRELWNKGATSGNTQQVVSISLDCDGDALLYRVVPSGPACHTGALSCFATTVALAGGAEAPAGSAFAGAIGALARTIAHRKAHPPEGSYTAKLFAGGVDRIGKKIGEEATEVVIAAKNDDRGELVWETADLLYHTLVLLAERGVPLDDVGAELSRRANATP from the coding sequence ATGATCGAGGCGTCGTCGGTGCGCTGGGACGCGGACGGTCTCGTCCCGGTGGTGATCGCCGACGCGACATCGGGCGCGGTGCTCACGCTCGCATACGCCGATGCCGAGGCGCTGGCGCGGACGCAGGCCACCGGATCGACGTGGCTGTGGAGCCGCTCGCGCCGCGAACTCTGGAACAAAGGGGCGACCTCGGGGAACACCCAGCAGGTCGTCTCGATCTCGCTCGACTGCGACGGCGACGCGCTGCTCTATCGCGTCGTCCCGAGCGGGCCGGCGTGCCACACCGGCGCGCTGTCGTGCTTCGCAACCACCGTCGCCCTCGCAGGCGGGGCCGAGGCGCCCGCGGGGAGCGCGTTCGCCGGCGCGATCGGCGCGCTCGCGCGGACGATCGCGCACCGCAAAGCGCACCCGCCCGAGGGTTCGTATACGGCGAAGCTGTTCGCCGGCGGCGTCGACCGCATCGGGAAGAAGATCGGCGAAGAGGCGACCGAGGTCGTGATCGCCGCCAAGAACGACGATCGCGGCGAACTGGTGTGGGAGACGGCGGATTTGCTCTATCACACACTAGTGCTGCTCGCCGAGCGCGGCGTCCCTCTCGATGACGTAGGAGCGGAGCTATCGCGGCGCGCGAACGCCACGCCCTGA
- the hisF gene encoding imidazole glycerol phosphate synthase subunit HisF: MLARRIIPCLDIKDGRVVKGVRFVELADAGDPVELARRYEEEGADELVFLDITATVEGRRATLAVVRSVARELTIPFAVGGGVRGVEDVNDLLRAGCDKVSINSAAVRDPELVRRASLRFGAQCIVVAIDARRSGAAGSGFEVVVDGGRTPTGRDAVAWARELEERGAGELLVTSINRDGTRDGYDLALTRAIRDACDLPLIASGGAGKIADFTAVFRDAEADAALAASLFHYGELAIHDLKDALAGDGVVVRRDPVAV; the protein is encoded by the coding sequence GTGCTGGCTCGTCGCATCATCCCCTGCCTGGACATCAAAGACGGCCGCGTCGTCAAGGGCGTGCGCTTCGTCGAACTCGCGGATGCCGGCGATCCGGTCGAGCTTGCGCGCCGTTACGAGGAAGAAGGCGCCGACGAACTGGTGTTCCTCGACATCACCGCGACCGTCGAAGGGCGCCGCGCGACGCTCGCCGTCGTCCGTTCCGTCGCCCGCGAACTGACGATCCCCTTCGCCGTCGGCGGCGGGGTGCGCGGCGTCGAGGACGTCAACGACCTGCTGCGCGCAGGCTGCGACAAAGTGAGCATCAACTCCGCCGCCGTGCGCGATCCCGAGCTCGTGCGCCGAGCGTCGCTGCGCTTCGGCGCGCAGTGCATCGTCGTCGCGATCGATGCGCGGCGCTCCGGTGCGGCGGGTTCCGGTTTCGAAGTCGTCGTCGACGGCGGCCGTACGCCGACCGGGCGCGACGCGGTCGCATGGGCGCGTGAACTCGAAGAACGCGGCGCGGGCGAACTGCTGGTCACCTCGATCAACCGGGACGGGACGCGCGACGGCTACGATCTCGCGCTCACGCGCGCGATCCGCGATGCATGCGATCTCCCGCTGATCGCGTCGGGCGGCGCGGGGAAGATCGCCGATTTCACCGCCGTTTTCCGTGATGCCGAGGCCGACGCTGCGCTCGCCGCGTCGCTCTTTCACTACGGGGAGCTCGCGATCCACGATCTCAAAGACGCGCTCGCCGGCGACGGCGTCGTCGTCCGCCGCGATCCGGTCGCCGTATGA
- a CDS encoding M13-type metalloendopeptidase — MRDGACDAKGNLRDWWTSADTAAFSQRAQCIIDEFSSFEPVPGTHIIGKQVQGEAIADLGGTTIAFNAFMKTPQYQAGKTIDGFTPAQRFFLAYAQVWRSIETDDARRRQAATDPHPDDAYRVIGTLSNMPEFRTAFACAAGDAMVRANSCRIW, encoded by the coding sequence ATCAGGGACGGCGCTTGCGACGCGAAGGGCAACCTGCGCGACTGGTGGACTTCCGCCGACACCGCCGCCTTCTCGCAGCGCGCGCAGTGCATCATCGACGAGTTTTCGTCATTCGAGCCGGTGCCCGGGACGCACATCATCGGCAAACAGGTGCAGGGCGAGGCGATCGCCGACCTCGGCGGCACGACGATCGCATTCAACGCGTTCATGAAGACGCCGCAGTACCAGGCCGGAAAAACGATCGACGGCTTCACACCCGCGCAGCGCTTCTTCCTAGCGTACGCGCAGGTGTGGCGGTCGATCGAGACCGACGACGCCCGGCGGCGCCAGGCCGCGACCGACCCGCACCCCGACGATGCGTATCGCGTCATCGGCACGCTCTCCAACATGCCAGAGTTCCGCACCGCGTTCGCGTGCGCCGCCGGCGACGCGATGGTGCGCGCGAACAGCTGCCGGATCTGGTAG